Below is a genomic region from Verrucomicrobiota bacterium.
CAGAAGCAGTTGAGCTGGCAACCGCGTTTCTCCAACAACGAGATGTTCGTGCAGAGCTACGATTGGTATCTCCAAAACCGCGAGGCCATTCTACGCTCACCCGGCGCGTCGCATCATCGTTCGGCGGTCAAGCAGGGAGTTCTGAGTCTCGTAAAACATTGGTTGTGAACTTTGTTCGCTCATTCATCCAGAGCCGTTATCCGCTGGCCATCGTCGCGGGACTTTTGCTCGCGGCTTCCTTTCCGAAAATTGGGATCGCGGGTTGCGCCTGGATAGCCCCAGGCCTGATGCTCGCGGTCGCCTTCGGACAGACTGGGAAACAGGTTTTCCGAATCGGATATGTGGTGGGAATGGCGCATTATCTGGCAACACTCTATTGGCTGCTCCTGATCCCAGTCCGCGGAGCGCCGATTCTGGGCTGGCTGGCGTTAAGCACGTTTCTGGCGCTCTATCCGGCCACGTGGGTCTGGCTGGTCTCCAAGGTTGCAGGTTTCAAGGTTGAGGTTGCCAATTCAACCGCTCCGACGAAACTCTCACTGGCTGATGCAGTGTTCTCGTCAAGTTGGATTCGACGAACTGGATGGGCACTTTGCGGCGCGGCCATCTGGGTCGCGCTCGAAATGACACAGGCGCGCTTTCTGAGCGGCTTTCCCTGGAATCTGCTGGGCACGTCGCAATACAAAATCCTGCCGCTGATCCAGATCGCGTCAATCACAGGTGTTTATGGCGTGTCGTTTCTCGTCGTCTGGTGTTCGTTGTCAATGCTGTGCGCGCTGGTCGCCGTCATTCAACGGCCCAAGGTGCGTTCGGCCTGGGTTGGTGAACTGTTGCTGCCATTGCTGGTCGTGGGAATCGTATTTGGTTGCGGCTATCGCAAAATCATGCAGCCAGCCTCAACCGGTCGCGAACTGACATTGGCGCTGGTCCAGCCCAGCATTCCGCAGACGCTGATCTGGGACGCCAATGAAAACACCAATCGCTTCCAACAATTGCTGAAACTTTCGGAACAGGCATTGACCAATCATCCGGACGTATTGCTGTGGCCGGAGGCGGCCGTGCCGAATCTTTTGCGCTGGCACGAGCCGACTTACCGCGCCGTCACCGGCCTCGCCCGCTCAAACAAAGTC
It encodes:
- the lnt gene encoding apolipoprotein N-acyltransferase, producing the protein MNFVRSFIQSRYPLAIVAGLLLAASFPKIGIAGCAWIAPGLMLAVAFGQTGKQVFRIGYVVGMAHYLATLYWLLLIPVRGAPILGWLALSTFLALYPATWVWLVSKVAGFKVEVANSTAPTKLSLADAVFSSSWIRRTGWALCGAAIWVALEMTQARFLSGFPWNLLGTSQYKILPLIQIASITGVYGVSFLVVWCSLSMLCALVAVIQRPKVRSAWVGELLLPLLVVGIVFGCGYRKIMQPASTGRELTLALVQPSIPQTLIWDANENTNRFQQLLKLSEQALTNHPDVLLWPEAAVPNLLRWHEPTYRAVTGLARSNKVWMIIGADDAEPRRNTPNPNDADYFNSSFLISPQGEIVKSYRKRLLVVFGEYIPLVRWLPFLTYFTPIEEGGFTPGDRPVPFELRDLRVKTSVLICFEDNFPHAVRDYVDDDTDFLVNLTNNGWFGEGAAQWQHAANAIFRTVENGLPLVRCTNNGLTCWVDANGRLRDVFGMESGNVYGSGFITIRVPLLPLGQKREPTFYHQHGDWFGWGCVFATVLMMTKLAIRRKSATD